CCGCGGACCCGTTTGCAGCCGAAACGCCTGCACACGAGATAGATGCCGAACGAGATCGTCGTGACGTACGGGCTGATGGGGATGGAGCTGCCGAGGGCAAGCAGGATGCCGCCCTCGATGGAGGCCACCGCGAACACCGCGCTCAGGACGGGAAGCAGCACCGGCGAGGCCGTGACCCGGGCCGCGGCCGCCGCGGGTGTGACGACGAGGGTGAGGACCAGCAGGGCGCCGACGATCTGGACGGAGAGCGCGACCGCGAGACCGAGCACGATCATGAAGGCGAAGGACAGTCCCCGCACGGGCACGCCCCGCGCCTCGGCCACCTCCGCGTCTGCACTCGCGAAGAGGAGCGGTCGCCACATCACCGCGAGCGCGACCAGCACCACCGCCGACGTACCGAGCAGCCAGGACATCTGCGGGGTGTCGACAGCGACGATCTGCCCGGTCAGCAGGCCGAACTTGTTCGCCGCGCGGCCCTTGTACAGCGCGAGGAACAGCACGCCGAG
The DNA window shown above is from Streptomyces chartreusis and carries:
- a CDS encoding metal ABC transporter permease, encoding MTLAQGIWQQIFAFDHYGELLALVRNSLVAGAALGLVGGLVGVFVTMRDLPFAVHGISELSFAGASAALLLGVNVVAGSIVGSLVAAGAIGLLGARARDRNSVIGVIMPFGLGLGVLFLALYKGRAANKFGLLTGQIVAVDTPQMSWLLGTSAVVLVALAVMWRPLLFASADAEVAEARGVPVRGLSFAFMIVLGLAVALSVQIVGALLVLTLVVTPAAAAARVTASPVLLPVLSAVFAVASIEGGILLALGSSIPISPYVTTISFGIYLVCRRFGCKRVRGGGAGVRS